Proteins encoded by one window of Chryseobacterium foetidum:
- a CDS encoding VOC family protein — translation MPKLNPYLNFDGKAEEALTFYKSVFGGEFVGGVHKMGNAPGTENLSDEEKNRVMHIALPVGGDLLMASDIVPSFGQNLTVGNNNYVSIFPDSREDADRIFKALSEDGNIEMPLEDQFWGDYFGSFQDKFGVYWMINFSTDQGYEGSK, via the coding sequence ATGCCTAAATTAAATCCCTACCTCAATTTCGACGGTAAAGCCGAAGAAGCTTTAACATTTTACAAATCCGTTTTCGGCGGCGAGTTCGTGGGCGGAGTCCACAAAATGGGCAATGCTCCCGGTACCGAAAATCTTTCAGACGAAGAGAAGAACCGGGTGATGCACATCGCACTTCCTGTGGGTGGCGACCTTTTGATGGCTTCGGATATTGTGCCGTCATTCGGACAGAATTTAACCGTTGGAAACAATAATTATGTTTCAATTTTCCCCGATTCCAGAGAAGATGCCGATAGAATTTTCAAAGCATTATCTGAGGATGGAAATATTGAAATGCCGTTGGAAGACCAGTTTTGGGGCGATTATTTCGGAAGTTTTCAGGATAAATTCGGAGTCTATTGGATGATCAATTTTTCTACAGATCAGGGCTACGAAGGCTCAAAATAA
- a CDS encoding DinB family protein, which produces MDQPKSQKLDIIIPAFRGHSQNFLMVLDGISEEDALKRIEGRTNHIIWMVGNWLDMRYAMGNVLGLEEKFEFKEYFAEGKALDESFKYPTLEQLKKSFHHISPLLYNKLLETSDEDLDKDFPMGMNIDFFPENVLNFVGMCIGREDYLSGQIGLMRRIFNYEGMKYDFDENMKY; this is translated from the coding sequence ATGGACCAACCAAAATCACAAAAATTAGACATCATCATTCCTGCATTCCGCGGTCACAGTCAGAATTTTCTGATGGTTCTCGACGGAATTTCTGAAGAAGATGCTTTGAAAAGAATAGAAGGACGCACCAACCACATCATCTGGATGGTCGGAAATTGGCTCGACATGCGCTACGCCATGGGAAATGTGCTCGGACTGGAAGAAAAATTTGAGTTCAAAGAATATTTCGCTGAAGGAAAAGCTTTGGACGAAAGTTTTAAATATCCGACTTTGGAGCAGCTCAAAAAAAGTTTTCATCACATTTCGCCATTGTTGTACAATAAATTACTGGAGACAAGCGATGAAGATTTAGACAAAGACTTTCCAATGGGAATGAACATCGATTTCTTTCCCGAAAACGTTCTCAATTTTGTGGGAATGTGCATCGGTCGCGAAGATTATCTTTCCGGACAAATCGGTTTGATGCGCAGAATTTTCAATTACGAAGGAATGAAATACGACTTTGATGAAAACATGAAATATTAA
- a CDS encoding VOC family protein: MKINQIYVNLPVKDIPKTKEFWTNLGFPVNENISDEKAVCFILGENICVMFITEEYFMTFSERPVPKGDTTQVLVALGMDSREEVDQIVNTAVANGATQHEEPQDYGWMYQNSFWDINGHGWNVTFADMSQMPTE; encoded by the coding sequence ATGAAAATCAATCAAATTTATGTGAATCTTCCGGTAAAAGATATTCCGAAAACAAAGGAATTCTGGACGAATCTGGGTTTTCCGGTGAATGAAAATATTTCAGATGAAAAGGCGGTATGTTTTATTTTGGGCGAAAATATCTGCGTAATGTTCATTACCGAAGAATATTTTATGACGTTTTCCGAAAGACCCGTTCCCAAGGGCGACACCACGCAGGTTTTGGTAGCACTCGGCATGGATTCCCGTGAGGAAGTTGATCAGATTGTCAACACCGCAGTGGCAAATGGCGCAACACAACATGAAGAACCGCAGGATTATGGCTGGATGTATCAAAACTCGTTCTGGGACATCAACGGTCACGGCTGGAACGTCACTTTTGCAGATATGTCTCAGATGCCGACAGAGTAA
- a CDS encoding VOC family protein: MEITDIYVNLPVKDVQKTREFWTKLGFSINEQFSDEKAICVIMKTDHIYTMFLHEDFFKTFTDRPVANRQTTQTLLAIGVKSRSEVDEMVKTAVENGGSEYSEPRDHGWMYQWAFADPDGHQWEVMHGDVSQIPSE, translated from the coding sequence ATGGAAATCACAGATATTTATGTCAACCTTCCCGTAAAGGATGTTCAGAAAACCAGAGAATTCTGGACGAAGCTGGGCTTTTCGATTAACGAACAGTTTTCAGATGAAAAAGCAATCTGTGTCATTATGAAAACAGATCATATTTACACCATGTTTCTGCATGAAGATTTCTTCAAAACTTTTACCGACCGACCTGTTGCAAACAGACAAACCACGCAGACTCTTTTGGCAATCGGTGTTAAAAGCCGTTCCGAAGTAGATGAAATGGTGAAAACTGCCGTGGAAAACGGAGGTTCTGAATACAGTGAACCACGGGACCACGGCTGGATGTATCAGTGGGCATTTGCAGATCCCGATGGTCATCAGTGGGAAGTGATGCACGGAGATGTTTCTCAGATTCCTTCAGAATAA
- a CDS encoding Crp/Fnr family transcriptional regulator, whose protein sequence is MTSKAFEVYSDFPFFFEEELAEIFQAHEKVVFQKGDFILQEGKTANEYFILEKGLARSFVTDFNGNDVTTHFFVENEIIIEVSSLFQRIPTQENIVCITDCECLKIDFDTFQELYHKIQNLSEWGRAWMSNELFAYKQRSVEMFTLSATKRYLNLLEQKPQVVQFAPLKQIASYLGVTDTSLSRIRKELVSHPRKV, encoded by the coding sequence ATGACCAGCAAAGCCTTTGAAGTATACTCAGATTTTCCGTTTTTTTTCGAAGAAGAGCTTGCAGAAATCTTTCAGGCTCACGAAAAAGTGGTTTTTCAAAAGGGAGATTTTATTTTGCAGGAAGGCAAGACGGCCAATGAATATTTTATTTTGGAAAAAGGTCTGGCAAGATCATTTGTCACCGATTTTAACGGAAATGATGTGACCACACATTTTTTTGTTGAAAATGAAATCATTATTGAAGTTTCATCATTATTTCAGAGAATTCCCACACAGGAAAATATCGTCTGCATCACAGATTGTGAGTGCTTAAAAATTGACTTCGATACATTTCAGGAACTTTACCACAAAATACAAAACCTCAGTGAATGGGGCAGGGCATGGATGTCTAACGAACTTTTTGCCTATAAACAACGTTCCGTGGAGATGTTTACGCTTTCAGCAACGAAAAGATATCTCAATCTTTTAGAACAGAAACCGCAGGTGGTACAGTTCGCACCTTTAAAGCAAATCGCTTCCTACTTGGGTGTCACAGACACTTCATTAAGCAGAATCCGCAAAGAATTGGTTTCGCATCCCAGAAAAGTTTAA
- a CDS encoding DUF763 domain-containing protein, with protein sequence MKRSGTATLPLHYGKVPPWLYERMATLGLSIVEVMLADYGKNEVLRRLADPFWFQSFGAVMGMDWHSSGITTSVMGALKRSINPNSKELGIYICGGKGRFSKETPNELLLIADKTGLNGNEFVRASKLSAKVDNTAIQDGYQLYLHNFILSDEGNWSVVQQGMNDADGTARRYHWHSENMESFVDEPHKGIQGINRGNILNLTAHEAADSRKGILEISHTNSEKIMQDFANLILPAHHDVRTSDVDLKKLGTLLYMTRENQPENFEELLLLKGVGPRTLQSLALVSEVIHGAPSRFRDPARFSFANGGKDGHPFPVPINVYDETISILQKGIEKSKLGNSDKLQSINKLHTIISEAEKNFTPDFDINDVIEEERQNSWRFGGKTVFGDAEKPALSKPIQLSLF encoded by the coding sequence ATGAAACGCTCCGGAACTGCAACATTACCTCTTCACTACGGCAAAGTCCCGCCTTGGCTCTATGAAAGAATGGCGACACTCGGACTTTCAATCGTTGAAGTGATGTTGGCCGATTACGGAAAAAACGAAGTTCTCCGCAGATTGGCAGATCCGTTTTGGTTTCAGAGTTTTGGTGCTGTGATGGGAATGGATTGGCACTCTTCAGGAATTACAACTTCCGTTATGGGCGCTTTAAAACGTTCCATCAATCCCAATTCTAAAGAGCTCGGAATTTATATCTGTGGCGGAAAGGGAAGATTTTCAAAAGAAACTCCAAACGAACTTTTACTTATTGCTGATAAAACCGGATTGAATGGAAATGAATTTGTTCGCGCCAGCAAACTCTCCGCAAAGGTTGATAACACGGCGATTCAGGATGGGTATCAATTGTATCTCCACAATTTTATTTTGTCCGATGAAGGAAATTGGTCTGTCGTGCAACAGGGAATGAACGATGCTGACGGAACAGCTCGCCGTTATCACTGGCATTCAGAAAACATGGAATCCTTTGTCGATGAACCACACAAAGGAATTCAGGGCATCAATCGTGGAAATATTCTGAATTTAACTGCCCATGAAGCCGCAGACAGCCGAAAGGGAATTTTAGAAATTTCTCATACCAACTCAGAAAAAATCATGCAGGATTTTGCTAATTTGATTTTGCCTGCCCATCATGACGTTCGCACGTCAGATGTTGATTTAAAAAAGCTTGGAACGTTGTTGTACATGACCAGAGAAAATCAGCCTGAGAATTTTGAAGAATTACTTTTGCTAAAAGGAGTCGGCCCACGAACATTGCAAAGTCTGGCTTTGGTAAGTGAAGTCATTCACGGTGCGCCTTCGAGATTCAGAGATCCGGCGAGATTTTCCTTTGCCAATGGTGGGAAAGACGGGCATCCGTTTCCTGTGCCAATCAATGTTTATGATGAAACAATTTCTATTTTACAGAAGGGAATTGAAAAATCAAAACTTGGAAATTCAGATAAATTGCAGTCTATTAATAAGCTTCATACAATCATTTCGGAGGCTGAGAAAAATTTCACGCCTGACTTCGATATTAATGATGTGATTGAAGAAGAAAGGCAGAATTCATGGCGCTTCGGCGGAAAAACCGTCTTTGGCGACGCTGAAAAACCCGCTCTTTCCAAACCGATTCAGCTTTCTTTGTTTTAA